Proteins from one Elephas maximus indicus isolate mEleMax1 chromosome 12, mEleMax1 primary haplotype, whole genome shotgun sequence genomic window:
- the ZNF646 gene encoding zinc finger protein 646 isoform X2, with translation MEDVPASFSCSDCQRHFPSLPELVRHRELLHPSPNRVTEDTDQIPRPYRCQQCGRGYRHPGSLVNHRRTHETGLFPCTTCGKDFTNPMALKSHMRTHAPEGRRRHRPPRPKEATPCFQGEMASTDSWSQKLGSEEGWENQAKHTEETPGCESGPDPRAARGTWEDPSTRQREGWESQPDPEERTKHWGATTNSARAPPLPTPASNLLSNLEQYLAESVVNFTGGQEPTQSSPAEEERRYKCSQCGKTYKHAGSLTNHRQSHTLGIYPCAICFKEFSNLMALKNHSRLHAQYRPYRCPHCPRAFRLPRELLEHQQSHEGERQEKPWEEKGMPTTNGHINESIRDQLATAQMLNGSGELSTPGELEDSSLEEYRPFRCEDCGRTYRHAGSLINHRKSHQTGVYPCSICSKQLFNAAALKNHVRAHHKPRQGTGEGRQSSVTPSSLTLSETTPKEEEDPTTALDHRPYKCNECGRAYRHRGSLVNHRHTHRTGEYQCSLCPRKYSNLMALRNHVRVHCKAARRSAGPGAEGPPSHLEVGAEAAPHVDQGHGCKHEEEAADTLPGTGGAPPQICSVCGLLFEDPESLDHHGRTHGGGEGENSQAETRVSPPRTFACQDCGKSYRHSGSLINHRQTHQTGDFSCGACAKHFHTMAAMKNHLRRHSRRRSRRHRRRAGSVGGGGGAKLPSAEDWAQELVEDSESPDFPQDSSGESPSGAEGNVESDGDCSQAEPEGDKCGLERDEACFQGDKEHRGDKEGPERKENCFLDSLDIPGDEEGSGARFCDGLTRVIEDQKPAADLPRSSPPSAEAVSSWQADASHTCSDCGHSFPHATGLLSHRPCHPPGIYQCSLCPKEFDSLPALRSHFRNHGPGEVSSAQPFLCCLCGMIFPGRAGYRLHRRQAHDSAGGTEGSEEEGEEEGATEAASTQSPPLQLSEAELLNQLQREVEALDGAGYGHICGCCGQTYDDLGSLERHHQSLGGAFGNTIDKAPSHLEESGNGTEMVTDGVCEGTVTSVSGEGADMKSGEGGGATVAENFCMQGGESSLEAQPRPFRCNQCGKTYRHGGSLVNHRKIHQTGDFICPVCSRCYPNLAAYRNHLRNHPRCKGSEPQVGPIPEAEGSCEPQITAEEGLGQAEVEKLQEELKVEPSEELAKVKEEAWVETTVKGEETELRLETAEKGCQTEASSERPFSCEVCGRSYKHAGSLINHRQSHQTGHFGCQACSKGFSNLMSLKNHRRIHADPRRFRCGECGKAFRLRKQLASHQRVHVERRGGGGSRKLTREDRPFPCGQCGRTYRHAGSLLNHRRSHETGQYSCPTCPKTYSNRMALKDHQRLHVESRRRRAGRSRRAAVRCALCGRGFPGRGSLERHLREHEEETKRELASGQGGPDGTGGSEGKLAGLAGRSCGNEAVPQLEDGAMRSGAPAAPAAGRGDSSLPPPPTLTPLLDPSPQWPANLNFSL, from the exons ATGGAGGACGTGCCTGCCTCATTCAGCTGCTCTGACTGTCAACGCCACTTTCCTAGCCTCCCAGAACTGGTCCGGCACCGAGAACTGCTCCATCCATCTCCCAACCGGGTCACTGAGGACACTGACCAAATCCCCAGGCCCTACCGCTGTCAGCAGTGTGGGCGGGGCTACCGTCATCCCGGGAGCCTGGTCAACCACCGCCGCACCCACGAGACTGGCCTTTTCCCCTGTACCACCTGTGGCAAGGACTTCACCAATCCCATGGCCCTCAAAAGCCACATGAGGACTCATGCTCCTGAGGGCCGCCGCAGGCACAGGCCTCCTCGCCCCAAGGAAGCCACCCCATGCTTCCAAGGTGAGATGGCGTCCACTGACTCATGGAGCCAGAAGCTTGGCTCTGAGGAAGGCTGGGAAAACCAGGCAAAACATACCGAAGAGACGCCTGGCTGTGAGTCTGGGCCTGACCCCAGGGCAGCTCGAGGTACTTGGGAGGATCCATCCACTAGACAAAGAGAAGGCTGGGAAAGCCAGCCAGATCCTGAGGAGCGTACAAAGCACTGGGGGGCCACCACCAACTCTGCCAGAGCCCcgcctctccccaccccagccaGCAACCTCCTTAGCAATTTGGAACAGTATTTGGCTGAATCAGTTGTGAACTTCACAGGGGGCCAGGAGCCTACCCAGTCCTCTCCTGCAGAGGAGGAACGGCGGTACAAGTGCAGCCAATGTGGGAAGACCTACAAGCATGCTGGAAGCCTCACCAACCACCGTCAGAGCCACACCCTGGGCATCTATCCTTGTGCTATCTGCTTCAAGGAGTTCTCTAACCTGATGGCTCTGAAGAACCACTCCCGGCTCCATGCCCAGTATCGGCCTTACCGGTGTCCCCACTGCCCCCGTGCCTTCCGGCTCCCCCGGGAGCTGCTGGAACACCAGCAGTCCCATGAGGGCGAAAGGCAGGAGAAGCCGTGGGAAGAGAAGGGGATGCCAACCACCAACGGGCACATAAATGAGAGCATTCGGGACCAGCTTGCTACTGCGCAGATGCTCAACGGCTCTGGGGAACTCAGCACCCCTGGGGAGCTAGAGGACAGTAGCCTGGAGGAATACCGGCCTTTCCGCTGCGAGGATTGTGGACGCACTTACCGCCACGCTGGGAGCCTCATCAACCATCGCAAGAGCCACCAGACAGGTGTCTACCCCTGCTCCATCTGTTCCAAGCAGCTATTCAATGCGGCAGCCCTCAAAAACCATGTGCGGGCTCATCACAAACCCCGGCAAGGGACTGGGGAGGGTAGGCAGTCATCAGTGACACCATCTTCCCTGACTCTGTCTGAGACCACCCccaaagaagaagaagacccCACTACCGCCCTGGATCATCGCCCCTATAAGTGCAATGAGTGTGGTCGAGCCTACCGCCACCGGGGGAGCCTGGTGAACCACCGCCACACTCACCGGACAGGAGAGTACCAGTGTTCACTCTGTCCTCGCAAGTACTCCAACCTCATGGCTTTGCGTAACCACGTTCGTGTACACTGCAAGGCTGCTCGCCGCAGTGCAGGCCCAGGGGCCGAGGGTCCCCCCAGCCACCTCGAGGTGGGAGCAGAGGCAGCCCCACATGTAGATCAGGGGCATGGGTGCAAGCATGAAGAGGAGGCCGCTGATACCCTCCCAGGCACAGGTGGGGCACCACCACAGATCTGTAGTGTCTGTGGGCTGCTCTTTGAAGACCCTGAGAGCCTTGACCATCATGGCCGGACCCAtgggggaggagaaggggaaaaCAGCCAGGCAGAGACCAGGGTATCACCTCCTCGGACGTTTGCCTGCCAAGACTGTGGAAAAAGCTATCGCCACTCAGGCAGTCTTATCAACCACAGGCAGACCCACCAGACGGGGGACTTCAGTTGTGGGGCCTGTGCCAAACACTTCCACACCATGGCTGCCATGAAGAACCATTTGCGACGCCACAGTCGGCGGCGGAGTAGGCGACACCGGAGGCGGGCTGGCAGTGTGGGTGGTGGGGGCGGTGCCAAGCTCCCGTCAGCAGAGGACTGGGCCCAGGAGTTGGTGGAAGACAGTGAGAGCCCAGACTTTCCCCAGGACTCTTCAGGAGAGAGTCCTAGTGGGGCTGAAGGCAACGTGGAAAGTGATGGGGACTGTTCGCAGGCTGAACCTGAGGGGGACAAATGTGGGCTTGAGAGGGATGAGGCCTGTTTCCAGGGTGATAAAGAGCACAGAGGCGACAAGGAAGGACCAGAAAGAAAGGAGAACTGTTTTCTTGACAGCTTGGACATCCCAGGTGATGAGGAAGGCAGTGGGGCCCGTTTCTGTGACGGCCTCACTCGGGTGATTGAAGACCAGAAACCAGCCGCAGACCTGCCCAGGTCTTCGCCTCCCTCTGCTGAAGCTGTCTCTAGCTGGCAGGCTGACGCCTCCCACACATGTTCCGACTGCGGGCATTCTTTCCCTCATGCAACCGGCCTGTTGAGCCACAGGCCCTGCCATCCACCAGGCATCTATCAGTGCTCCCTCTGCCCAAAGGAGTTTGACTCACTGCCTGCCCTGCGCAGCCACTTCCGGAACCACGGGCCCGGCGAGGTGAGCTCGGCACAGCCTTTTCTCTGCTGCCTCTGTGGCATGATCTTCCCCGGGCGGGCTGGCTACAGGCTTCACCGGCGCCAGGCTCATGACTCCGCTGGTGGGACTGAGGGCTCggaagaggagggagaggaggaaggagcAACAGAGGCAGCCTCTACCCAGAGCCCTCCATTGCAGCTCTCAGAAGCAGAGCTGCTGAATCAACTGCAGCGGGAGGTGGAGGCGCTGGATGGAGCAGGCTATGGGCACATCTGTGGCTGCTGCGGACAGACCTATGACGACCTGGGGAGCCTGGAGCGTCACCACCAAAGTCTGGGTGGTGCTTTTGGGAACACCATAGACAAGGCACCCAGCCACTTGGAAGAGTCAGGTAATGGCACAGAGATGGTTACAGATGGTGTCTGTGAGGGCACAGTGACCTCAGTCTCTGGGGAGGGTGCAGACATGAAGTCTGGAGAGGGAGGAGGTGCCACAGTTGCAGAAAACTTTTGCATGCAGGGTGGTGAAAGTTCCTTGGAGGCCCAGCCCCGGCCCTTCCGCTGCAACCAATGCGGCAAGACCTATCGCCACGGGGGTAGCCTGGTGAACCACCGCAAGATCCACCAGACTGGAGACTTCATCTGCCCTGTCTGCTCCCGCTGCTATCCCAACCTGGCTGCCTACCGGAATCATCTACGAAACCACCCCCGCTGCAAAGGCTCTGAGCCCCAGGTGGGGCCCATCCCAGAGGCGGAAGGTAGCTGTGAGCCCCAGATCACGGCAGAGGAGGGCCTGGGGCAGGCGGAAGTGGAGAAGCTCCAGGAAGAACTTAAAGTGGAGCCCTCAGAGGAACTGGCAAAGGTGAAAGAAGAGGCATGGGTGGAGACCACTGTGAAGGGGGAGGAGACAGAGCTGAGGTTGGAGACTGCAGAGAAGGGCTGCCAGACTGAAGCCAGCTCTGAGCGGCCCTTCAGCTGCGAGGTGTGTGGTCGGTCATACAAGCACGCAGGCAGCCTCATCAATCACCGGCAGAGCCATCAGACCGGCCACTTCGGCTGCCAGGCCTGCTCCAAGGGCTTCTCCAACCTTATGTCCCTCAAGAACCATCGGCGCATCCATGCGGATCCCCGGCGTTTCCGGTGCGGCGAGTGTGGGAAGGCCTTCCGCCTGCGGAAACAGCTGGCCAGCCACCAGCGAGTCCACGTTGAGCGGCGTGGGGGTGGGGGCTCCCGAAAACTGACTCGGGAAGATCGGCCCTTCCCGTGTGGGCAGTGTGGGCGGACCTACCGCCACGCCGGGAGCCTCCTGAATCACCGGCGCAGCCATGAGACAGGCCAGTACAGCTGCCCCACCTGCCCCAAGACCTATTCCAACCGCATGGCACTGAAGGACCACCAGAGGCTGCACGTAGAGAGCCGGCGGCGGCGGGCAGGGAGGTCCCGGCGGGCAGCCGTGCGCTGCGCCCTCTGTGGCCGGGGCTTCCCTGGCCGGGGCTCTTTGGAGCGCCACCTGCGAGAGCATGAGGAGGAGACCAAAAGGGAGCTGGCCAGTGGCCAGGGAGGCCCAGATGGCACAGGGGGCAGTGAGGGGAAGCTGGCTGGACTCGCGGGCAGATCATGTGGTAATGAGGCAGTACCTCAGCTGGAGGATGGAGCCATGCGGTCAG GAGCTCCAGCGGCACCAGCAGCGGGCAGAGGGGACTCGTCATTGCCCCCTCCACCTACCCTGACTCCACTCCTGGACCCTTCACCCCAGTGGCCTGCAAACCTCAACTTTTCCCTCTGA
- the ZNF646 gene encoding zinc finger protein 646 isoform X1 gives MEDVPASFSCSDCQRHFPSLPELVRHRELLHPSPNRVTEDTDQIPRPYRCQQCGRGYRHPGSLVNHRRTHETGLFPCTTCGKDFTNPMALKSHMRTHAPEGRRRHRPPRPKEATPCFQGEMASTDSWSQKLGSEEGWENQAKHTEETPGCESGPDPRAARGTWEDPSTRQREGWESQPDPEERTKHWGATTNSARAPPLPTPASNLLSNLEQYLAESVVNFTGGQEPTQSSPAEEERRYKCSQCGKTYKHAGSLTNHRQSHTLGIYPCAICFKEFSNLMALKNHSRLHAQYRPYRCPHCPRAFRLPRELLEHQQSHEGERQEKPWEEKGMPTTNGHINESIRDQLATAQMLNGSGELSTPGELEDSSLEEYRPFRCEDCGRTYRHAGSLINHRKSHQTGVYPCSICSKQLFNAAALKNHVRAHHKPRQGTGEGRQSSVTPSSLTLSETTPKEEEDPTTALDHRPYKCNECGRAYRHRGSLVNHRHTHRTGEYQCSLCPRKYSNLMALRNHVRVHCKAARRSAGPGAEGPPSHLEVGAEAAPHVDQGHGCKHEEEAADTLPGTGGAPPQICSVCGLLFEDPESLDHHGRTHGGGEGENSQAETRVSPPRTFACQDCGKSYRHSGSLINHRQTHQTGDFSCGACAKHFHTMAAMKNHLRRHSRRRSRRHRRRAGSVGGGGGAKLPSAEDWAQELVEDSESPDFPQDSSGESPSGAEGNVESDGDCSQAEPEGDKCGLERDEACFQGDKEHRGDKEGPERKENCFLDSLDIPGDEEGSGARFCDGLTRVIEDQKPAADLPRSSPPSAEAVSSWQADASHTCSDCGHSFPHATGLLSHRPCHPPGIYQCSLCPKEFDSLPALRSHFRNHGPGEVSSAQPFLCCLCGMIFPGRAGYRLHRRQAHDSAGGTEGSEEEGEEEGATEAASTQSPPLQLSEAELLNQLQREVEALDGAGYGHICGCCGQTYDDLGSLERHHQSLGGAFGNTIDKAPSHLEESGNGTEMVTDGVCEGTVTSVSGEGADMKSGEGGGATVAENFCMQGGESSLEAQPRPFRCNQCGKTYRHGGSLVNHRKIHQTGDFICPVCSRCYPNLAAYRNHLRNHPRCKGSEPQVGPIPEAEGSCEPQITAEEGLGQAEVEKLQEELKVEPSEELAKVKEEAWVETTVKGEETELRLETAEKGCQTEASSERPFSCEVCGRSYKHAGSLINHRQSHQTGHFGCQACSKGFSNLMSLKNHRRIHADPRRFRCGECGKAFRLRKQLASHQRVHVERRGGGGSRKLTREDRPFPCGQCGRTYRHAGSLLNHRRSHETGQYSCPTCPKTYSNRMALKDHQRLHVESRRRRAGRSRRAAVRCALCGRGFPGRGSLERHLREHEEETKRELASGQGGPDGTGGSEGKLAGLAGRSCGNEAVPQLEDGAMRSGEHGQSTIRAAGSEARGPLSRGIMGKADGWQGDRGPVNHDGGWVPRGQVPTNPKDESWDSVPRSPCHLGNSKPSEPSMSHRNSWNDGDSSSQLQPESHPFSCCQCGKTYCRLGGLLNYHNTHKTDRHYCLLCSKEFLNPVATKSHSHNHIAAQTFACPDCGKAFQSHQELASHLQTHARGLSQVPLQMEEARDPKAGTTENQVGLLGQGKAQETPSEPSRAPGENAGRASRGQGVKSTGAEDEERPFRCAQCGRSYRHAGSLLNHQKAHTTGLYPCSLCPKLLPNLLSLKNHGRTHTDPKRHRCSICGKAFRTAARLEGHGRVHAPREGPFTCPHCPRHFRRQISFLQHQQQHQEEWTVAGSGAPAAPAAGRGDSSLPPPPTLTPLLDPSPQWPANLNFSL, from the exons ATGGAGGACGTGCCTGCCTCATTCAGCTGCTCTGACTGTCAACGCCACTTTCCTAGCCTCCCAGAACTGGTCCGGCACCGAGAACTGCTCCATCCATCTCCCAACCGGGTCACTGAGGACACTGACCAAATCCCCAGGCCCTACCGCTGTCAGCAGTGTGGGCGGGGCTACCGTCATCCCGGGAGCCTGGTCAACCACCGCCGCACCCACGAGACTGGCCTTTTCCCCTGTACCACCTGTGGCAAGGACTTCACCAATCCCATGGCCCTCAAAAGCCACATGAGGACTCATGCTCCTGAGGGCCGCCGCAGGCACAGGCCTCCTCGCCCCAAGGAAGCCACCCCATGCTTCCAAGGTGAGATGGCGTCCACTGACTCATGGAGCCAGAAGCTTGGCTCTGAGGAAGGCTGGGAAAACCAGGCAAAACATACCGAAGAGACGCCTGGCTGTGAGTCTGGGCCTGACCCCAGGGCAGCTCGAGGTACTTGGGAGGATCCATCCACTAGACAAAGAGAAGGCTGGGAAAGCCAGCCAGATCCTGAGGAGCGTACAAAGCACTGGGGGGCCACCACCAACTCTGCCAGAGCCCcgcctctccccaccccagccaGCAACCTCCTTAGCAATTTGGAACAGTATTTGGCTGAATCAGTTGTGAACTTCACAGGGGGCCAGGAGCCTACCCAGTCCTCTCCTGCAGAGGAGGAACGGCGGTACAAGTGCAGCCAATGTGGGAAGACCTACAAGCATGCTGGAAGCCTCACCAACCACCGTCAGAGCCACACCCTGGGCATCTATCCTTGTGCTATCTGCTTCAAGGAGTTCTCTAACCTGATGGCTCTGAAGAACCACTCCCGGCTCCATGCCCAGTATCGGCCTTACCGGTGTCCCCACTGCCCCCGTGCCTTCCGGCTCCCCCGGGAGCTGCTGGAACACCAGCAGTCCCATGAGGGCGAAAGGCAGGAGAAGCCGTGGGAAGAGAAGGGGATGCCAACCACCAACGGGCACATAAATGAGAGCATTCGGGACCAGCTTGCTACTGCGCAGATGCTCAACGGCTCTGGGGAACTCAGCACCCCTGGGGAGCTAGAGGACAGTAGCCTGGAGGAATACCGGCCTTTCCGCTGCGAGGATTGTGGACGCACTTACCGCCACGCTGGGAGCCTCATCAACCATCGCAAGAGCCACCAGACAGGTGTCTACCCCTGCTCCATCTGTTCCAAGCAGCTATTCAATGCGGCAGCCCTCAAAAACCATGTGCGGGCTCATCACAAACCCCGGCAAGGGACTGGGGAGGGTAGGCAGTCATCAGTGACACCATCTTCCCTGACTCTGTCTGAGACCACCCccaaagaagaagaagacccCACTACCGCCCTGGATCATCGCCCCTATAAGTGCAATGAGTGTGGTCGAGCCTACCGCCACCGGGGGAGCCTGGTGAACCACCGCCACACTCACCGGACAGGAGAGTACCAGTGTTCACTCTGTCCTCGCAAGTACTCCAACCTCATGGCTTTGCGTAACCACGTTCGTGTACACTGCAAGGCTGCTCGCCGCAGTGCAGGCCCAGGGGCCGAGGGTCCCCCCAGCCACCTCGAGGTGGGAGCAGAGGCAGCCCCACATGTAGATCAGGGGCATGGGTGCAAGCATGAAGAGGAGGCCGCTGATACCCTCCCAGGCACAGGTGGGGCACCACCACAGATCTGTAGTGTCTGTGGGCTGCTCTTTGAAGACCCTGAGAGCCTTGACCATCATGGCCGGACCCAtgggggaggagaaggggaaaaCAGCCAGGCAGAGACCAGGGTATCACCTCCTCGGACGTTTGCCTGCCAAGACTGTGGAAAAAGCTATCGCCACTCAGGCAGTCTTATCAACCACAGGCAGACCCACCAGACGGGGGACTTCAGTTGTGGGGCCTGTGCCAAACACTTCCACACCATGGCTGCCATGAAGAACCATTTGCGACGCCACAGTCGGCGGCGGAGTAGGCGACACCGGAGGCGGGCTGGCAGTGTGGGTGGTGGGGGCGGTGCCAAGCTCCCGTCAGCAGAGGACTGGGCCCAGGAGTTGGTGGAAGACAGTGAGAGCCCAGACTTTCCCCAGGACTCTTCAGGAGAGAGTCCTAGTGGGGCTGAAGGCAACGTGGAAAGTGATGGGGACTGTTCGCAGGCTGAACCTGAGGGGGACAAATGTGGGCTTGAGAGGGATGAGGCCTGTTTCCAGGGTGATAAAGAGCACAGAGGCGACAAGGAAGGACCAGAAAGAAAGGAGAACTGTTTTCTTGACAGCTTGGACATCCCAGGTGATGAGGAAGGCAGTGGGGCCCGTTTCTGTGACGGCCTCACTCGGGTGATTGAAGACCAGAAACCAGCCGCAGACCTGCCCAGGTCTTCGCCTCCCTCTGCTGAAGCTGTCTCTAGCTGGCAGGCTGACGCCTCCCACACATGTTCCGACTGCGGGCATTCTTTCCCTCATGCAACCGGCCTGTTGAGCCACAGGCCCTGCCATCCACCAGGCATCTATCAGTGCTCCCTCTGCCCAAAGGAGTTTGACTCACTGCCTGCCCTGCGCAGCCACTTCCGGAACCACGGGCCCGGCGAGGTGAGCTCGGCACAGCCTTTTCTCTGCTGCCTCTGTGGCATGATCTTCCCCGGGCGGGCTGGCTACAGGCTTCACCGGCGCCAGGCTCATGACTCCGCTGGTGGGACTGAGGGCTCggaagaggagggagaggaggaaggagcAACAGAGGCAGCCTCTACCCAGAGCCCTCCATTGCAGCTCTCAGAAGCAGAGCTGCTGAATCAACTGCAGCGGGAGGTGGAGGCGCTGGATGGAGCAGGCTATGGGCACATCTGTGGCTGCTGCGGACAGACCTATGACGACCTGGGGAGCCTGGAGCGTCACCACCAAAGTCTGGGTGGTGCTTTTGGGAACACCATAGACAAGGCACCCAGCCACTTGGAAGAGTCAGGTAATGGCACAGAGATGGTTACAGATGGTGTCTGTGAGGGCACAGTGACCTCAGTCTCTGGGGAGGGTGCAGACATGAAGTCTGGAGAGGGAGGAGGTGCCACAGTTGCAGAAAACTTTTGCATGCAGGGTGGTGAAAGTTCCTTGGAGGCCCAGCCCCGGCCCTTCCGCTGCAACCAATGCGGCAAGACCTATCGCCACGGGGGTAGCCTGGTGAACCACCGCAAGATCCACCAGACTGGAGACTTCATCTGCCCTGTCTGCTCCCGCTGCTATCCCAACCTGGCTGCCTACCGGAATCATCTACGAAACCACCCCCGCTGCAAAGGCTCTGAGCCCCAGGTGGGGCCCATCCCAGAGGCGGAAGGTAGCTGTGAGCCCCAGATCACGGCAGAGGAGGGCCTGGGGCAGGCGGAAGTGGAGAAGCTCCAGGAAGAACTTAAAGTGGAGCCCTCAGAGGAACTGGCAAAGGTGAAAGAAGAGGCATGGGTGGAGACCACTGTGAAGGGGGAGGAGACAGAGCTGAGGTTGGAGACTGCAGAGAAGGGCTGCCAGACTGAAGCCAGCTCTGAGCGGCCCTTCAGCTGCGAGGTGTGTGGTCGGTCATACAAGCACGCAGGCAGCCTCATCAATCACCGGCAGAGCCATCAGACCGGCCACTTCGGCTGCCAGGCCTGCTCCAAGGGCTTCTCCAACCTTATGTCCCTCAAGAACCATCGGCGCATCCATGCGGATCCCCGGCGTTTCCGGTGCGGCGAGTGTGGGAAGGCCTTCCGCCTGCGGAAACAGCTGGCCAGCCACCAGCGAGTCCACGTTGAGCGGCGTGGGGGTGGGGGCTCCCGAAAACTGACTCGGGAAGATCGGCCCTTCCCGTGTGGGCAGTGTGGGCGGACCTACCGCCACGCCGGGAGCCTCCTGAATCACCGGCGCAGCCATGAGACAGGCCAGTACAGCTGCCCCACCTGCCCCAAGACCTATTCCAACCGCATGGCACTGAAGGACCACCAGAGGCTGCACGTAGAGAGCCGGCGGCGGCGGGCAGGGAGGTCCCGGCGGGCAGCCGTGCGCTGCGCCCTCTGTGGCCGGGGCTTCCCTGGCCGGGGCTCTTTGGAGCGCCACCTGCGAGAGCATGAGGAGGAGACCAAAAGGGAGCTGGCCAGTGGCCAGGGAGGCCCAGATGGCACAGGGGGCAGTGAGGGGAAGCTGGCTGGACTCGCGGGCAGATCATGTGGTAATGAGGCAGTACCTCAGCTGGAGGATGGAGCCATGCGGTCAGGTGAGCACGGTCAGAGCACCATCAGGGCAGCAGGTTCAGAAGCCAGAGGGCCACTGTCTAGGGGGATCATGGGGAAGGCAGATGGGTGGCAAGGAGACAGGGGACCAGTGAATCATGATGGAGGTTGGGTTCCTCGGGGTCAGGTACCGACTAATCCCAAAGACGAGTCATGGGACAGTGTCCCCAGGAGCCCTTGCCACCTTGGCAACAGCAAGCCCAGTGAACCTAGTATGAGTCATAGGAATAGCTGGAACGATGGAGACAGCAGCTCTCAGCTTCAGCCAGAGAGCCACCCCTTTTCCTGCTGCCAGTGTGGCAAGACCTACTGCCGATTAGGCGGGCTTTTGAACTACCACAACACTCACAAGACAGACCGTCACTATTGTCTGCTCTGCTCCAAGGAATTCTTGAACCCTGTGGCCACCAAGAGCCACAGCCACAACCACATAGCTGCTCAGACCTTTGCCTGCCCTGACTGTGGCAAGGCCTTTCAGTCCCACCAAGAACTAGCCAGCCACCTGCAAACTCATGCCAGGGGCCTCAGTCAGGTGCCACTCCAGATGGAGGAGGCCAGGGATCCCAAAGCTGGGACTACAGAGAACCAGGTGGGTCTCCTTGGTCAAGGGAAAGCCCAGGAGACCCCATCAGAACCCTCTAGGGCTCCAGGAGAGAACGCTGGGAGAGCTAGTAGAGGGCAAGGAGTAAAGTCCACAGGGGCTGAAGATGAAGAGCGGCCCTTCCGCTGTGCCCAGTGTGGGCGTTCCTACCGCCACGCTGGTAGCCTGCTGAACCACCAGAAggcccacaccactggactctATCCCTGCTCCCTCTGCCCCAAGCTTCTGCCCAACCTACTGTCCCTCAAGAACCATGGCAGGACCCATACGGACCCCAAGCGCCACCGCTGCAGCATCTGTGGCAAGGCTTTCCGGACAGCTGCCCGGCTGGAGGGCCATGGGCGGGTCCATGCACCCCGGGAGGGGCCCTTCACCTGCCCCCATTGTCCCCGCCACTTCCGTCGCCAAATCAGCTTCCtgcagcaccagcagcagcacCAGGAGGAATGGACAGTGGCCGGCTCCG GAGCTCCAGCGGCACCAGCAGCGGGCAGAGGGGACTCGTCATTGCCCCCTCCACCTACCCTGACTCCACTCCTGGACCCTTCACCCCAGTGGCCTGCAAACCTCAACTTTTCCCTCTGA